The following proteins are encoded in a genomic region of Candidatus Bathyarchaeota archaeon:
- a CDS encoding nicotinamide-nucleotide adenylyltransferase codes for MKRGLFVGRFQPFHLGHLQAIKTALEKVEELVIVIGSSQRSHEIDNPFTTGERTEMIYKALSEAGIERTRYYTVPVPDCEMHTTWVSVVRTLSPRFDIVFSNEPLTRRLFKEEGYKIMGIQLYERNLYSATEIRKRMLAGKNWEELVPKSVATYIKEIKGIQRLLELTKTDKPSSELRKV; via the coding sequence GTGAAACGTGGTTTATTCGTCGGAAGATTTCAACCCTTCCACCTTGGCCATCTCCAAGCAATCAAAACCGCTTTAGAAAAAGTCGAAGAACTTGTGATCGTAATTGGAAGCTCACAACGCAGCCACGAAATTGATAACCCCTTCACAACCGGGGAAAGAACTGAAATGATTTATAAAGCCCTTAGCGAAGCTGGCATAGAAAGAACCCGCTATTACACGGTTCCAGTACCCGACTGTGAGATGCATACAACATGGGTATCCGTAGTGCGAACCCTTTCACCTAGATTTGATATAGTATTTTCCAACGAACCCTTAACTCGCCGCCTATTCAAAGAAGAGGGTTATAAAATAATGGGAATCCAACTTTATGAACGCAACCTTTACTCCGCGACAGAGATTCGAAAGCGTATGCTTGCCGGAAAAAATTGGGAGGAACTAGTGCCGAAAAGTGTAGCCACCTATATCAAGGAGATCAAAGGCATCCAACGGCTACTTGAATTAACTAAAACCGACAAACCATCAAGTGAATTACGCAAGGTGTAG
- a CDS encoding polyprenol monophosphomannose synthase, which produces MLPTYNERENIEQLVHAILKIPAFHGFPLEVIIVDDNSPDGTGEIADRLAKEVSCVKVVHRPAKMGLGSAIKAGSNFASYDRLVVMDADFSHPPSEIPKLVSKLDQADIVVASRYVKYGRMNAPYHRVLASKFINYFIRWLAGLKVRDCTGGFHAIRKSVLDELDVQGRGGEYDIELLTKAQRRGYSIVEVPFNYEYRTHGVSKTKARYGITYLLTALKLRFTS; this is translated from the coding sequence ATTCTTCCGACGTATAACGAGCGGGAGAACATTGAGCAGTTAGTTCATGCGATTTTGAAGATCCCTGCTTTTCACGGGTTTCCGTTAGAAGTTATTATTGTCGATGATAACAGTCCTGATGGAACAGGGGAGATTGCCGACAGGTTGGCTAAAGAGGTTTCCTGTGTAAAGGTAGTTCACCGTCCAGCTAAGATGGGTTTAGGTAGCGCTATTAAAGCGGGTTCTAATTTTGCTTCCTATGATCGATTGGTCGTTATGGATGCGGATTTTTCACATCCCCCATCAGAAATTCCCAAGTTAGTTTCAAAGTTGGACCAAGCTGACATCGTCGTCGCTTCAAGGTATGTTAAATATGGTAGGATGAACGCTCCGTATCATCGTGTTCTAGCAAGTAAATTCATTAATTACTTCATTAGATGGCTTGCGGGTTTGAAGGTGAGAGACTGCACAGGCGGTTTTCACGCGATAAGGAAGAGTGTTTTGGATGAGTTAGATGTGCAGGGGCGTGGTGGTGAATATGATATTGAGCTTCTAACAAAGGCGCAGAGAAGGGGTTATAGTATCGTTGAGGTTCCATTTAATTACGAGTATCGTACACATGGGGTATCCAAGACTAAGGCGCGGTATGGAATAACCTATCTCCTCACAGCGTTAAAACTTCGCTTCACTAGTTAA
- a CDS encoding methylated-DNA--[protein]-cysteine S-methyltransferase has translation MIHIYCSEVNEIWFAAAVDAELKVWASSFAHNHALVIQRILAHLPIGLEFTSERDMKNEEFAKKVLQALSTLFRGQPFEEKFNLVLDFLPQFTKLVLTVTSAIPRGYVTTYSEIANVLGKSKGARAVGNAEAANPLPLLIPCHRVIRSNGEIGGYGYGTAIKREILIREAEATAQKLEPKIIDIKGKPLHLTPTLTILEQTSQQF, from the coding sequence TTGATTCACATATATTGTAGTGAAGTCAATGAAATTTGGTTCGCTGCCGCGGTCGACGCAGAGTTGAAAGTCTGGGCATCAAGTTTCGCCCATAACCACGCACTCGTAATCCAGCGTATATTAGCTCACTTACCAATTGGACTGGAATTCACTTCTGAGAGAGATATGAAAAATGAAGAATTTGCTAAGAAGGTATTACAGGCCCTCTCCACGCTTTTTAGAGGACAGCCTTTTGAGGAGAAGTTCAACCTCGTCTTAGACTTCCTCCCCCAGTTTACTAAATTAGTGCTTACAGTGACCTCTGCTATTCCACGAGGTTACGTGACAACATACAGCGAAATTGCAAATGTACTTGGGAAAAGCAAGGGTGCTAGAGCGGTAGGCAATGCCGAAGCAGCTAACCCCCTCCCCCTATTAATTCCCTGCCATCGAGTAATTCGCAGTAATGGAGAAATTGGCGGATATGGATATGGTACAGCAATTAAACGAGAAATTCTGATCCGTGAGGCGGAGGCCACAGCGCAAAAACTTGAACCAAAGATAATAGATATCAAAGGGAAGCCGCTACACTTAACGCCGACATTAACGATTCTAGAACAAACCAGCCAACAATTTTAA
- a CDS encoding DUF504 domain-containing protein, whose amino-acid sequence MRIRDLLNKILWAEKDRKSEYEITFLHRGAYMDRKKVKLDCVIRVGAGWFSYADQAGEEVQIPFHRIMEIRNVKTNQIVWSKGKRKTNVTI is encoded by the coding sequence GTGAGAATACGTGACCTCCTTAACAAAATCCTCTGGGCTGAGAAAGATAGAAAAAGCGAGTATGAAATCACATTTCTCCACCGAGGCGCGTACATGGATCGTAAAAAGGTTAAGTTAGATTGCGTCATACGAGTTGGAGCTGGTTGGTTTTCCTATGCAGACCAAGCAGGAGAAGAAGTGCAAATCCCTTTTCATCGAATAATGGAAATCCGAAACGTAAAGACCAACCAGATTGTCTGGAGTAAAGGTAAACGAAAGACGAATGTTACTATTTGA
- a CDS encoding FIST C-terminal domain-containing protein translates to MAKIVYVGVGYSDAEDAYKAGKEAAKTALEQIKRQKPGIAMIFSSPKYDLTKVLRGVKEVTGATPSIGCTTAIGCISGEGFHKKSVMVGVISSKYMSFGVGVGEEISKDPVKAGRKAAANALKTLKFNPYKAAPKKAAEQVKFKPYCLIMIPDALSAPNELVLQGVAEIAGGAPVIGGSAADELEFKKTYQFCNGKLYSDSVVCAAIAGNVKIGTGIKNGYSPITEKNAFVTKAEPRIIHELDGKPAADVFAEMLGVDLEKLRKEALGLTITNPLTVPDASGTYLWPKHTVAISDKKIVNAAPVAENTAVVLGQATKESHLKAAREATREALESAGNPEDIAVVFTPHCTGRAVGLGDDAPKILDEIKAVVGKDVPIFGFNTYGEQGSPKGCALGHHTLTMPVLLISNELY, encoded by the coding sequence ATGGCAAAGATAGTATATGTTGGAGTAGGTTACAGTGATGCCGAAGATGCGTACAAAGCCGGGAAAGAAGCTGCAAAGACCGCCCTAGAGCAGATAAAACGCCAGAAGCCTGGAATCGCCATGATATTTTCATCCCCAAAATACGACTTAACAAAGGTACTTCGAGGTGTTAAGGAAGTTACAGGTGCTACACCCAGTATCGGTTGCACTACAGCGATCGGCTGCATATCTGGGGAGGGCTTTCATAAAAAGTCCGTAATGGTAGGAGTGATCTCTTCTAAATACATGAGCTTCGGAGTTGGTGTCGGAGAAGAAATAAGTAAAGATCCGGTCAAAGCTGGCAGAAAAGCTGCGGCTAACGCGTTAAAAACGTTGAAGTTTAACCCCTATAAAGCAGCACCGAAAAAGGCGGCTGAACAAGTCAAATTTAAGCCCTATTGTTTAATAATGATCCCGGATGCTTTATCAGCTCCAAATGAATTGGTTTTGCAGGGAGTTGCTGAAATAGCTGGTGGCGCTCCTGTGATTGGAGGGTCCGCTGCCGACGAGCTTGAATTTAAGAAGACCTATCAATTTTGCAACGGCAAACTATACTCAGACTCAGTAGTTTGTGCTGCAATTGCAGGTAACGTAAAAATTGGAACAGGCATCAAAAACGGGTATTCACCAATTACTGAGAAGAACGCGTTTGTAACAAAAGCAGAGCCAAGGATAATCCACGAACTCGATGGAAAGCCTGCGGCAGACGTATTCGCAGAAATGCTAGGTGTAGATCTTGAAAAATTAAGAAAAGAAGCACTTGGATTGACTATCACAAATCCATTAACCGTGCCCGATGCAAGTGGAACCTATCTCTGGCCAAAACACACAGTGGCGATCTCGGATAAGAAAATCGTTAATGCAGCTCCAGTCGCTGAAAATACAGCGGTTGTTTTAGGCCAGGCGACCAAAGAATCGCATCTTAAAGCTGCACGTGAAGCCACGAGGGAAGCTTTAGAAAGTGCAGGAAATCCAGAGGATATCGCCGTGGTTTTCACGCCACATTGCACCGGTCGGGCTGTGGGCTTAGGAGACGATGCACCTAAGATTCTGGATGAAATCAAAGCTGTCGTTGGGAAAGATGTGCCGATTTTTGGCTTCAACACCTACGGAGAACAGGGATCGCCAAAAGGATGTGCCCTTGGGCATCACACTCTGACAATGCCGGTTCTGCTCATTAGCAATGAACTATATTAA
- the psmB gene encoding archaeal proteasome endopeptidase complex subunit beta, whose product MPGATTVGVICQDGVILASEKRVSYGYLVLSKAGKKVFRITERIGAACAGLVSDMQILVRDVAAYSNLFEFDYGRPISVRSAAKVMANVLFQRRLFPLITQTIVGGVDESGPSLYVLDPLGSVIQDKFASVGSGAEVAMGVLESNYKDGLTMQEGRELVLKAIKSAIARDAASGNGVDLLIITKDGITEESIPFA is encoded by the coding sequence ATGCCTGGCGCCACAACTGTAGGCGTGATCTGTCAAGATGGCGTAATTCTAGCCTCTGAAAAGAGGGTTTCCTACGGCTATTTAGTCCTGAGTAAGGCAGGGAAGAAAGTTTTCCGAATCACTGAAAGAATTGGGGCTGCATGCGCAGGGTTAGTGTCTGATATGCAGATTTTGGTTCGGGATGTGGCAGCCTATTCAAACCTATTTGAATTCGACTATGGTCGACCAATTTCAGTACGTTCAGCTGCGAAAGTAATGGCTAACGTCCTTTTCCAGCGGCGACTCTTTCCACTTATTACCCAAACAATTGTAGGCGGAGTCGACGAATCTGGTCCTAGTCTTTACGTCCTTGATCCGCTGGGTTCGGTAATTCAGGATAAATTTGCATCAGTCGGCTCCGGTGCCGAGGTTGCAATGGGGGTTCTTGAATCAAACTATAAGGATGGTTTAACCATGCAAGAGGGTCGTGAACTTGTCCTTAAGGCGATAAAATCAGCGATAGCAAGGGATGCTGCAAGCGGCAACGGTGTTGATCTCCTAATCATCACAAAAGATGGAATAACAGAAGAGTCGATTCCCTTTGCGTAA
- the twy1 gene encoding 4-demethylwyosine synthase TYW1, with amino-acid sequence MVGHMEQSLPKPLLLALRKQKYQIVGTHSAVKKCRWLHESLVHNRVCYKQKFYGIKSHRCLQMTPTVAYCTMRCLFCWRIQPDDIGISWDESRPIKWDDPESIVRGSIEAQRRILTGYKLHPKVNSEKYQEAIEPKHAAISLVGEPTLYPDLGALVREFHRRRMTTFIVTNGTMPEVLENLSEEPTQLYVSVCASDEKTFIETCRPQIPDAWQRLNRTLELLQSFKCPTVMRLTLVNNLNLKDPKGYASLAKKANVCYIEPKSFMFVGFSRKRLNFNNMPTHKEIRAFAEKLALETGYKIVDESEESRVVLLSRLEKIIKLA; translated from the coding sequence ATGGTTGGTCACATGGAGCAATCACTACCTAAGCCACTACTCTTAGCGTTGCGGAAGCAGAAATATCAAATAGTGGGCACGCATTCAGCTGTTAAGAAATGCAGGTGGCTGCATGAGAGTTTAGTTCATAATCGCGTTTGTTATAAGCAGAAGTTCTACGGAATTAAAAGTCATCGATGCCTCCAAATGACGCCGACCGTCGCCTACTGTACTATGAGGTGTTTATTCTGTTGGAGAATCCAACCAGATGACATTGGAATTTCTTGGGATGAGTCACGGCCAATTAAATGGGATGATCCCGAGTCCATTGTGCGGGGCTCCATTGAAGCCCAGCGGAGGATTCTTACGGGATATAAATTACACCCAAAGGTAAATAGTGAAAAATATCAGGAGGCAATCGAACCTAAGCATGCGGCCATAAGTTTGGTTGGAGAGCCTACGCTATATCCTGATCTTGGCGCGCTGGTTCGAGAATTTCATCGGCGCAGAATGACCACATTCATAGTTACAAATGGGACGATGCCAGAAGTGCTTGAAAATCTAAGTGAAGAGCCCACCCAACTTTATGTTTCGGTTTGCGCCTCAGATGAAAAAACTTTCATTGAAACGTGTCGACCCCAGATACCCGATGCTTGGCAACGGTTGAATCGAACTCTAGAGCTTCTTCAATCATTTAAGTGTCCAACTGTTATGAGGTTGACCTTAGTTAATAATCTAAATTTGAAGGATCCAAAGGGTTATGCAAGCCTTGCTAAAAAGGCGAATGTTTGTTACATTGAACCGAAGTCATTTATGTTTGTAGGCTTCTCAAGGAAGAGACTTAATTTCAATAATATGCCAACTCATAAAGAAATCCGAGCTTTCGCAGAGAAACTGGCATTGGAAACCGGCTACAAAATTGTTGATGAGTCCGAAGAGAGTCGAGTTGTGCTTCTAAGTCGTCTTGAAAAAATTATTAAACTTGCTTAA
- a CDS encoding haloacid dehalogenase yields the protein MPKTNIHRTDVFTELEPLSLRGIIQDIQKDLKTKDRVREAVLANSREAVRLSSQAILLVHRRKFDEARKKLKQARRLLGDMEETLREWVELAHGGAVYTAYQEFAEASIFLEFSEKGRFLGPKSLGVPSIPYVLGLADVIGELRRMALDSIRNNNLRLAEKCLNSMEDIYALLMTLENANALAPGLRRKCDVARHLIEATRGDVTIEVRRSSLEQSIRTLEKVVGKKLREVKSKSMR from the coding sequence TTGCCAAAGACCAACATTCATCGAACTGATGTTTTCACAGAGTTGGAGCCTTTGTCGCTTAGGGGAATAATTCAAGATATTCAAAAGGACCTTAAGACCAAAGACCGTGTTCGAGAGGCTGTTTTAGCTAATTCGAGGGAGGCAGTTCGACTCTCTAGTCAGGCTATTCTCCTAGTTCACAGACGTAAATTTGATGAGGCACGAAAGAAGTTGAAACAAGCCCGCCGACTTCTCGGCGACATGGAAGAAACGCTGAGAGAATGGGTGGAATTAGCCCATGGTGGAGCAGTCTATACAGCATACCAAGAATTTGCCGAAGCTTCAATTTTTCTCGAATTCTCAGAGAAAGGAAGGTTTCTAGGTCCTAAGAGTTTAGGGGTTCCCTCAATTCCATATGTTCTCGGACTTGCGGATGTTATCGGAGAATTGCGAAGAATGGCGCTTGATTCGATTCGCAATAATAATCTGCGGCTTGCTGAAAAATGTCTTAACTCTATGGAAGATATTTACGCGTTACTCATGACTTTGGAAAATGCCAATGCACTGGCTCCTGGGCTTAGGAGGAAGTGCGATGTTGCTAGACACCTGATTGAGGCAACTAGGGGCGATGTTACAATTGAAGTACGGCGCAGCTCACTAGAGCAATCGATTCGCACACTAGAAAAGGTTGTGGGGAAAAAGTTGAGGGAAGTAAAGTCCAAGAGTATGCGGTGA
- the sepS gene encoding O-phosphoserine--tRNA ligase translates to MSPFDVKSIRAKAERDYEKAWLETSNLLKREGRILKWSKTPGRSHPVIDLVWRIRSILLSYGFEEVINPTIVDEAEVYKEYGPEAPVILDRCFYLAGLPRPDIGLSRKKIEQIQRIVPTFTAEHIKTLQKIFREYKEGEIEGDNFVEEVVSRLGIAPEQATKIVGLFPELRELKPIPMKLTLRSHMTALWFPVLASLQGKKALPIKLFSIGPKYRREQRLDAYHLYESLIASLVVMAEDLSLEDGQELTRLTLAELGFGDVNFQIKKATSKYYAPGMEMEVFVKFRNDWVEVGDIGLYSPVSLARYDIRFPVFNAGLGVERIAMLIEGVEDIRKLTFPQLYAEVEFDDLQLAKMIKIKVKPSSEDGNRVLNAIIETALKNADKPSPCEFIAFRGEILGRTIEVSVYEPDVGTKLIGPAAFNVIYVKNGNILGIPPKGLEHVPLVLEAREKGISTGIRFLDAVAALAAAKIEEMAQKMEPKEFSLRVKMAKLPSDINVEVDELALRYITSKKKVVDIRGPVFVGVKAKIIN, encoded by the coding sequence ATGTCTCCATTTGACGTGAAAAGTATTAGGGCTAAGGCGGAAAGGGATTATGAAAAAGCTTGGTTGGAAACTTCAAACCTACTGAAACGTGAAGGGCGAATTTTAAAATGGAGTAAGACGCCCGGTCGAAGTCATCCAGTTATTGACCTGGTTTGGCGGATACGGTCAATTCTGCTTTCATATGGATTTGAGGAAGTAATCAATCCGACTATTGTCGATGAAGCTGAAGTCTATAAAGAGTATGGGCCTGAAGCGCCGGTTATTCTTGATCGGTGTTTTTACCTTGCTGGGTTACCGAGGCCAGACATTGGATTAAGCCGCAAAAAAATTGAGCAAATACAGCGCATTGTTCCCACCTTCACAGCCGAGCATATAAAAACTTTGCAGAAAATTTTTCGGGAATATAAGGAGGGAGAAATAGAGGGCGATAATTTTGTCGAGGAAGTTGTTTCTAGGTTAGGTATAGCGCCTGAACAGGCTACAAAAATAGTTGGACTCTTTCCTGAGCTTCGGGAATTAAAACCGATCCCGATGAAGCTTACTCTTCGCTCCCATATGACGGCGCTCTGGTTTCCAGTGCTGGCAAGTTTGCAAGGGAAAAAAGCGTTGCCAATTAAGCTCTTTTCGATCGGTCCTAAATACCGTCGAGAGCAAAGGTTAGATGCGTATCACCTATACGAGTCGTTAATCGCTTCGCTTGTCGTAATGGCAGAGGATTTAAGTTTAGAAGATGGACAAGAGTTAACGCGGCTAACATTGGCTGAACTAGGTTTTGGGGATGTTAATTTCCAGATCAAGAAGGCTACCAGCAAGTATTATGCCCCGGGCATGGAGATGGAGGTATTTGTTAAGTTTAGGAACGACTGGGTTGAAGTCGGGGACATTGGGCTTTATTCGCCGGTGTCGCTTGCCCGTTATGATATTCGATTTCCAGTTTTCAATGCTGGGCTTGGTGTAGAAAGGATTGCTATGCTTATTGAAGGCGTTGAGGATATTCGAAAGTTAACTTTTCCTCAGCTTTATGCTGAAGTAGAATTTGATGATTTACAGTTGGCGAAGATGATTAAAATTAAAGTGAAACCCTCGAGTGAAGATGGGAATCGGGTGTTGAACGCCATAATTGAAACTGCGCTGAAAAATGCAGACAAGCCAAGTCCATGCGAGTTTATTGCCTTTAGGGGAGAAATCCTGGGACGTACTATTGAGGTTTCTGTATATGAGCCTGATGTGGGGACAAAACTGATTGGTCCCGCCGCATTTAACGTTATCTATGTAAAGAATGGCAACATACTTGGAATTCCACCTAAAGGATTAGAACATGTTCCACTTGTACTCGAAGCTCGAGAAAAGGGAATTTCAACTGGGATTCGTTTCCTAGACGCAGTTGCTGCGTTAGCAGCTGCAAAAATCGAAGAAATGGCTCAGAAAATGGAGCCTAAGGAATTTAGTCTCCGGGTGAAAATGGCTAAGCTTCCCAGCGATATAAACGTTGAAGTGGATGAGCTCGCACTACGTTATATTACAAGTAAGAAGAAAGTTGTTGATATAAGGGGACCGGTTTTTGTCGGTGTTAAGGCAAAAATTATCAATTAG
- a CDS encoding endonuclease V: MSVLRQKLSISKFPSGFSVEKAHQLQMRLSKLIIREDCLPRKLKYVAGVDVTYIDQIAIAAAVVLNWSSLKLMETKIGLTGCRFPYIPTLLSFREAPAIFKALQALTLKPDIFLIEGHGLAHPYRCGLASHVGVTAKIPTIGVAKSLLCGEVYDSEHENWRPVIDKNEIVGAAVITKASTKPVYVSIGNMVTLKRAIDIVIHCIRSSRIPEPIYLAHKIVSKEKARLQEEFKCQSQCSGLHCIV; the protein is encoded by the coding sequence TTGTCGGTGTTAAGGCAAAAATTATCAATTAGTAAATTTCCTTCGGGGTTTTCGGTTGAAAAAGCTCATCAACTTCAAATGCGTTTATCCAAGCTTATTATACGTGAAGATTGTTTACCTCGCAAATTAAAATACGTGGCAGGAGTTGATGTAACATATATCGATCAAATCGCGATAGCTGCCGCCGTCGTTTTAAACTGGAGTAGTCTGAAGTTAATGGAAACCAAGATTGGATTAACTGGGTGTCGTTTCCCCTATATTCCAACTCTCCTATCATTTCGAGAGGCTCCAGCTATATTCAAGGCATTGCAAGCCTTAACGTTGAAGCCAGATATCTTTTTGATCGAAGGACACGGATTAGCACACCCCTATCGTTGCGGCTTAGCAAGTCATGTTGGAGTTACGGCGAAAATACCTACAATCGGAGTGGCTAAGAGTCTCCTTTGTGGCGAAGTATATGATTCCGAGCACGAAAATTGGAGACCTGTTATCGATAAAAATGAAATTGTCGGTGCTGCCGTCATCACCAAGGCTTCAACTAAACCAGTCTACGTTAGCATTGGCAACATGGTCACTCTTAAAAGGGCTATTGACATCGTTATTCACTGTATTCGGAGTTCCAGAATCCCTGAGCCAATATATCTGGCTCATAAAATTGTGAGTAAGGAGAAGGCACGTCTTCAGGAGGAATTCAAATGCCAAAGCCAGTGCTCTGGTTTACATTGTATAGTTTAG
- a CDS encoding CTP-dependent riboflavin kinase: protein MGAYGRGINTSTTHLAEKLELSQQSASRHLIELEHLGLIERHITARGELVRITNKGAEELRRVYLGLKTILEAPTPSFLAFEGEVFSGLGEGAYYISLRGYRRQIVKKLGFDPYPGTLNLKLTSKIDFHTRKELDIHPGIILEGFENETRSYGPAKCFKALINNAVKGAVVTALRTHYDESVVEVIAPVYLRTQLNLKDGDKVQLKVFVSSQQEDST, encoded by the coding sequence ATGGGTGCTTATGGTCGCGGAATAAATACCTCTACCACCCATCTCGCGGAGAAGCTGGAACTATCACAGCAATCGGCATCGCGGCATTTAATTGAATTGGAGCATCTTGGTTTAATTGAGCGCCATATAACTGCACGTGGCGAATTAGTTCGAATAACTAACAAGGGAGCTGAAGAATTAAGGCGGGTATATTTAGGTTTGAAGACCATTCTCGAGGCTCCGACACCATCTTTCCTAGCTTTTGAAGGCGAAGTTTTTTCTGGCTTAGGGGAAGGAGCATACTACATTAGTTTACGCGGTTATCGTAGGCAAATAGTAAAAAAACTGGGTTTTGATCCATATCCTGGAACATTAAACCTTAAGTTAACTTCAAAAATCGACTTTCACACCCGTAAAGAGCTCGATATTCATCCTGGAATTATTTTAGAAGGCTTTGAAAATGAGACACGATCCTATGGTCCAGCAAAGTGTTTTAAAGCCTTAATCAACAACGCAGTAAAGGGTGCGGTCGTAACAGCGTTACGGACCCATTATGACGAATCAGTAGTAGAAGTAATTGCCCCTGTGTATCTTCGGACCCAGCTAAACCTTAAGGATGGCGACAAAGTGCAATTAAAAGTATTTGTCTCGTCCCAGCAGGAAGACTCTACCTAA
- a CDS encoding FAD synthase, with the protein MTKKQVVVLASGVFDVLHYGHVAFLEEAKKHGGKNAKLVVIVARDSTVERLKGRKTVIPEDQRRALVEALKPVDEAILGYESSDFKQSVERAIQKIQPDIIAVGYDQNDVESIVRDVVEKGKFKVRIVKVRKFGSEELNSSSKIKRKLLEMGQNYKRRIESPITRSGLFTKKKT; encoded by the coding sequence ATGACGAAGAAACAGGTAGTTGTCTTAGCATCAGGAGTCTTCGATGTCCTCCATTATGGGCACGTCGCCTTTCTCGAGGAGGCAAAAAAACATGGAGGCAAAAATGCCAAGTTGGTTGTTATCGTAGCCAGAGATAGCACAGTGGAACGACTCAAAGGCCGGAAAACCGTTATCCCTGAAGACCAACGGCGAGCGTTGGTAGAAGCACTTAAGCCAGTTGACGAAGCGATTCTCGGCTATGAAAGCTCAGATTTTAAGCAGAGCGTTGAACGAGCTATCCAAAAAATTCAACCCGATATTATTGCAGTCGGCTACGATCAAAACGATGTTGAAAGCATAGTTCGAGACGTAGTGGAAAAGGGAAAGTTTAAAGTCAGAATTGTTAAGGTAAGAAAGTTCGGAAGTGAAGAGCTGAACAGCTCCTCGAAAATTAAACGAAAGTTGCTTGAAATGGGGCAAAATTATAAGCGACGAATTGAAAGCCCGATTACGCGAAGTGGTCTTTTCACAAAAAAGAAGACTTAA
- a CDS encoding DUF357 domain-containing protein: MDEVNERLKRYVHTLERVFAEISLITEPLTIRGNEVKAVYDEAKRYYEDAKYFQEKKDYVTGLVAIVYSEGLLDALRLLGFAKFSWPTREKQKV; the protein is encoded by the coding sequence ATGGATGAGGTAAACGAACGTCTTAAAAGGTATGTTCATACATTAGAAAGGGTCTTCGCAGAAATAAGCCTCATCACCGAACCCCTTACGATAAGAGGGAACGAGGTGAAAGCTGTTTATGATGAAGCGAAACGTTACTACGAGGATGCAAAATACTTTCAAGAAAAGAAGGATTACGTAACTGGACTGGTAGCTATAGTATATTCCGAGGGGCTATTAGATGCCTTAAGGTTACTTGGATTTGCAAAGTTTTCATGGCCAACTAGAGAAAAACAAAAAGTGTGA
- a CDS encoding diphthine synthase produces the protein MGELIFIGLGLHDEQGISIRGLNEVQRVDQIYIELYSSAMPNLSIESLERMLKRKVIQLKRTDLEENAHEVILKPAKNHRVALLVPGDPLVATTHLNLRVSAEKIGIKTRVIHGASIASAAPGLAGLQNYKFGRSVTIPFPEASHLSETPYDVIRENQRLGLHTLIFLDIRAEENRYMVLRDACEILLAIEKKRKEGVFTENTVAIGVARAGSDNPIVRAGYIRELVKFNFGGPPHTLIVPGKLHFMEAEALVTLAGAPRTVLGEKHDG, from the coding sequence TTGGGAGAACTCATTTTCATTGGTTTAGGGTTGCACGATGAGCAGGGGATTTCGATACGTGGGTTGAACGAAGTTCAAAGGGTCGATCAAATTTATATCGAGTTATACTCTAGTGCGATGCCAAACCTATCGATCGAAAGCCTTGAAAGAATGCTGAAGAGAAAAGTAATCCAGCTTAAACGAACGGACTTAGAAGAAAATGCCCACGAAGTTATTTTAAAACCCGCTAAAAACCATCGAGTAGCTTTGTTGGTGCCTGGAGATCCATTGGTAGCTACCACGCATCTTAACCTACGGGTATCCGCTGAAAAAATCGGTATAAAAACTAGGGTTATACACGGGGCTTCTATCGCTTCGGCCGCACCTGGATTGGCTGGATTGCAAAATTATAAATTTGGGAGATCGGTCACGATTCCCTTCCCCGAGGCCAGCCACCTTTCAGAAACGCCATATGATGTAATTCGAGAAAATCAAAGGTTGGGTCTTCATACTCTTATCTTTCTTGATATCAGGGCAGAGGAAAATCGATACATGGTGTTGCGTGATGCTTGTGAAATACTTCTAGCAATTGAGAAGAAGAGAAAAGAAGGGGTGTTCACTGAAAATACGGTTGCCATAGGAGTTGCGCGTGCCGGATCTGACAATCCAATAGTGAGGGCGGGCTATATCCGTGAACTGGTGAAGTTCAACTTTGGGGGTCCCCCGCACACGTTAATTGTACCTGGTAAACTCCACTTTATGGAAGCCGAAGCTTTGGTAACCCTTGCAGGAGCCCCGAGAACTGTTTTAGGGGAAAAACATGATGGATGA